The Festucalex cinctus isolate MCC-2025b chromosome 16, RoL_Fcin_1.0, whole genome shotgun sequence sequence GAAGGACTTGTAATGTAATACATCACCCCTAAACACTGGGATATCTTTGGTTGGCAACTGAGACTGCTTCTGCTGCTTTACAAGCAACTCTGTGATTAGATTCTGTTTTTCCATGACCTTCAACATGTTATCTTCTCTACATGTGTTGGACTGCAAGCTGAAGTCTTGTCGAACTAATTGTGCTGCTTGGATGCGCGGCAGTTGTGGCTGTCTGTGAAAGTTCACGTTGTCCCGTTGAAGAGACGGCAcatgagtcacttcctgtttcacaGTTCCTCTGCTTCTTGCCCGCTGCGCTTGGCTCACACCATCTTCTGATCTTTCATATTCGTTAAGCACCTTCAGCTTTGCACTACTTTCTGCCAACGCAGTCTCAATCTCAAGTTCTTCTTTTTTAGCTTTAATTTCAGCCATTTCTTTCTCCAGTTGCTGCCTTTTCCTCATTGCCGCGGCGCGCTCCAACAATGCTGCATGCTCCGCTTCTTGTCTAGCACGTGACGCTGAGACTCTAGACCATGCTGATGAGTTGCTTACTTGTGACCCTTGTGGGACATCAGCTTGTGATGCACTATCATCTGGTTGAACACAATCTTGCAGCTCCTCTTCAGTTTTAAACTCcttctgtttttgcacatcatctTCCTGTTGATCATTTTCTTGACTATTTTCTTTTAAGTAGGACATGTGTGTAGTAGCTGCAATCCACTCTTTAGTTGTTTTCATAAAGTGTCGTATGGGTGCCATTTTGGGTTGAAACCAATTTTCTTGGTCAAATATTTGCTCATCTTCAGGTAAAAGGCTCATTATTTCTTTGTTGTGATGATTGAATTCCTCTAACAAGCAAACAAAGTCTTTTTCCATTCCTTCTTGCACCAATGCAACGTTTTCCACATCCTTCATCAAAGCTGTCATTACATTCATTCTGTTAGACAACTCTCTTAATCTTTGTCTTCTCAGGGAAatgcatctttgccatttttcttCCATTCCTTTCTCTGTTAGCCTACGTGACCTCCATTGTTCCAGCTCTGTTGTATTTATCACACATTGAAACTCCCTTTCTTCATCCATTCTATCAATTACGGAGTGGCTCATTTTGCATGCAACGTTCAAAAGCACCGTTACTTAAGTGGTTACTTTTCTTCATAAAACGAATGCAAACAGTTTCTCATTGAATGCCAAGTACTGCGTGGACGAGTTAAAGTCGTGTCGTGTTTATCCGCCGGTGAAAGTTACGTGTTACTTTCGTTTTCAATCACATCGGCTCCGTGCAGCTAGTTAGCTTGCAACTAGCGCTAGCTTACGCTAATTTTAGCTTCGTTCGTCGTAGCTTTCTATCTTCACCCCTTTTCTAGTGGGCATAGAAGACACGAAGATTTCTCTTTACCTCGCTTCGTAGTCTCAACAGATTATTCCCTTTCCTACTTCCAAGCTTCTCCCGTGTCTTGTATCCAGCCGCCTTTCGTCCTATCCGGTGAccgttcctctctctctctctcagccaCTTTTTCTTCCCACAGTCCGGAGTGGCGCTAGCTTGTTTGCGAGTTTTTTGACTAAATGGAGGTGTTACTCCACTAACACGAACACCCTTgaaactagagatagaccgatatgcttttttcagggccgataccgattccgattatcggtagtcaaggaggcagataaccgatatttgaagccgatattcatttgcagtaaaagttaaaatgttggcaccaaatttttgaataatgcaaaccataactgttctttacaatggattctcacactgcacttttcattttacatccttctatctgcaataagacgttggtggcggggggagttaaatgtgggggccaatgtgacattaccttttatagcatttgggatacttgtagttttattctataaatgttatatttttatattttgaagtaataggaggaaccctgtcattcaaaatgtgcatcagctgtggcattacttattactacagcaaaaaaaaataaaaaattccatgagaaaaactattcatccctgaacaccatacagttcttgtagaccttattatgattattgttattgttaccatatagacagttttgataagctgaggatcttaaatcgagaacagcaatatcatgctactcctctctacaagagaactgtcaaaagacacttcagcatgtagtttagtgccacttaggatgccccaatcaacgcagaaaaaggtagagtaaaataacttggttataataatagtaagaataacttggttaaacagacattgttgcggtggaccgctgccactttctgctgtttaatgtgttttacacttatagacacgtgtgtgtatatgggcccactattctctcactactgtactgtactgtatcacttaatggcacagctgtacttgtctaaataataactgggctgcaacattgctaattcacattaacaagcactatatcttagctgtccacatgaatagttactaacacacgagaaagttatacaacacaccaaacatgagctcattattcaaagtatgatgcacgtaacgaaattacatcactgaacattaattgcagccgtgtacggccgtagatgttatatattagtggcatccattgagagcataatgtcccaactgacggcagacatgacgtgaaaagagagacaaaacgagcaaataagcacactatactttagtgcacttctctactaatgccaaacatatggaagagaacacgttcatgtagttaaacggtgtttgagacacttaatttgttacggagcggactttaacgaggtgcacaacgagctgtcaatcaaatcgacggcgaagcttaaggcacacaatggcaaaccagtgcgacaaataaacacaatataaagtaactaaacgctatttagtgtcactgtggcatctcactgcataataaccgctatgcaacaagtagtggacgtgacccagaatgcaatgtgtgcgtcacgagaggtaaatataatgacattactctactcttaacatggaactagacaatataataatgacaactgttaatatttggaacctttctaacaaacattatttacttaattaagtgaaaatgtgtgtgattccctccccgagtagttcaagtagcgaattagctactgggtgttagcctacatgctaagctgaacacaccactgttagctaggggggattcaatgcaaggcaatgcagctccattcatatagtgcatttaatacacaacaaaattcaatgtgtttagcttatcatggtgaaaagttcggcggagtctcttctcttttaacttaccttcgaagcatgtgtctcgcgttgtgtccgtgggtgcgtgtgtgaccggctactgtgatacacggcatacactactgattggttctggctcttgcacggctaaccaatcaaatgctgctatgggcgttacattgctggagttggactccataacagacagagacgctctgggctgcattcgaagcgaaaagacggagttttaaatggatcgctcatatcggccgtcagattaataaaacagaccgataccgatatgtaccaatatgtcaaatatcggccccgattatcggcccgaccgattatcggtctatctctacttgaAACCAGGATAGCGATGAGTCTTGAACGCAAACGACAGGACCACGTCTTGatttttactatttaataaaacacaaataaaatacaagtacGTCCAAAAAAGATCAAATCGTATGGTCAAAAAACTATGTCACTTCTATCGTGAGCTGGTTTCATCTGTTCCATGTCCAACTCGTTGCCGTTCTATCAATGCACATTCGCGAGTCACGTGACGCTGCAAATAAAGTAGttccaataaagaaataattaaacaatttgTCTCTTTGTACTTTTCAACCAATAAATTCTAATATACGCATAAAATAATATTCGCCATTACTTTTAACTAAATTATCCAATATCAAATGTGTAAATATGACTAGCGACGATATACAATATATAGAACATACTACAAATTAACCAATGCACAATTGGCTCCTAcaggagttgttgtttttttttagctcaaaatgtgatgcccggcccctgggggacttcctgttgggtttagcacatggcaccaagacttttttgtacatcgtgggctgttacatatgtctacaaattttcgtagctctcgctgcttcgtaaaactgggaatgcttcattaagaaggatgtttttcctttgcaaaaagtgcatgccacgacaacagcgtgtgacgaaataaaaagctttcaataacttttcatcgtcaacatcttaagatgaatcacaccaagtttgaagatgatcggataaactctgtaggaggagttcgttaaaataagacccctttgAAATGGCcagaaaaatggcaacacattccaaagtaaatcaaaatagcggacttcctgttggtctaaaaagagttttttgtacctcaagAGCGGttaatatgtcttcaaattttggtaactctaggtgaaacgtatagccggaaatgcttcatccatccatccattttcttgaccgcttattcctcacaagggtcgcgggggggtgctggcgcctatcttagctggctctgggcagcaggcagcggacaccctggactggttgccagccaatcgcagggcatacagagacgaacaaccatccacactcacaagcacacctagggacaattccgagcgcccaattaacctgccatgcatgtctttggaatgtgggaggagaccggagtacccggagaagacccacgcgggcacagggagaacatgcaaactccacccaggaaggccggagcctggactcgaaccggagtcctcagaactgggaggcggacgtgctaaccactcaccaccgtgccgccccggaaatgcttcattaagtaagaattttgaaacccAAAATTTGATCCCCTGCCTGGCGGACTtcttgttaggtttagcatatggcaccaacaggcttttttgtagatcatagtctgttacatatgtgtactaaTTTTCGTagctagattaaacgtacaaccggcaatgcttcgttaagtaaaaattttgaaactctaaatttgatgccccgctgccgtcatatagtatgtcaaaaacttgagattttttaccatgatgttgtcccaggtgttgagatggtacagcccaactttgaagtcaatcgggttaaccgtgtaggagaagcaggcaaaagtatgacccctgtaaatgtgcaaaaatgggctaaaattggacatttaaatactcatacctcacttcctgcctattttagggtacacatatcaaagaggtttttgttcatctggatgtgctacaggtgccacacaattttcgtagccgtaggacaatcgtagcaggacagggatccgtttaacctatgtagggggcgctacagagccatttttctgatATCATGTATGGCAActttaaaatatctaatttttcgccaggcccgatctgcgtgtaaagtttggtgagtttttgttcacgtttagtgtctcaaaaatgtgattgtttgcggaaaagaataataacaaagaaaaagaataataagaattccttcaaaaacaatagggcctcgcagcggcaccgccgccgccgctgctcgggccctaaatataGATGTTAAAAATCAAAACCAGTTAAAAATAGGAATAATAACAGTTCTTAATGCGAGGTCCTGGATCTTTAATACTTCCGCCCCTAACTTGAAAGAATAACCAATAAAAATTCTTCATGCTGGGATACGAACCAATCACATCCGATTGTCTTGCCTACGTCAAACCGGAGAATCCGGAACAACAGCGCGTGGGCCTCTGACAACTCCGAAACCTCCTAAACTCTGTTAAAAACTCATATAGACATGACCTTTTCCGAATACATGTAgatatttaatacattttagacCTCCGGCGTGACAATGGGAGCCAACAACAGTACCCGGCGCGTGTCATTTGAGTCGGACGAGAACGAGAATGTAACAGTGGTGAAGGGCATCAGGGTGAGTTGACAGCAAGCACACTTGCGTTTTTATCTGTTGCATGAtggcaaaaaaatgtcaataagaTGTTACTGTAATGTTACGATCATTGAGTCTGTCATACAATCATGAAGTATTAATATATAGCTATTATTATTCaaggtggtcactattttttaaacaaacgcaTACAGCCACGTTAATTTAAGTTTATGAAAAGCACGTGTGTAAACACGAGTTTTCCTCACTTCACTTGTGAATGTGTAAGGTAAATTTGACGTCACAAACCACGTGCCAAAATCTCTTTTAAAGAATGAATGACGCAGAGCACCGTTATGTCATGTGCAACGTGCAACTTTGTTAGAGAAAAAGTgaaatatctgtttttattttgggggggtcaTAGCAACACGTACTTTTACACCAACCATGCAAACACAAATGTACACTTATAAGAGTTACTAAATTAAAACCGAGGCTTCAAAAGTTAGCGAGTGTGGTTAAATTTAGACGGAGCCGCATTAAGTCAATTAGATAAGACTTTAGGACTCGCCAGGAATCACTTACAAAGGCGTAATCCCATTCCTGTTATTGCTTTGTGCTAccttaaataagaaaaaaaaaaaaaagtgtttaataatgattgtgaacatttttttgcagCTCTCGGAGAATGTCATCAACCGAATGCGAGAACCTTCGATGGCCCCTCGACCGCAGCCAGTTGCTGCTCCTCCTCCATTTGACCCCATCTCCTCCACTCCTCCTCCACTCGCTCCACCTGCCACTGCCTCAGTAGCACCTCCTCCCCTTCAACCCGAACAGGTAGAAGCGCCCCCCTTCGTGGACATGGTGctgccttcctcctcctcgcctACAATTGTGCCTCCCGCTTTTGAGCCGAGCCCAGCTCCgactcctgctcctcctcctcccgctgTTGAGCCGGTAACTGCACTCTTCCCTTCTCCTTCTGACCCCCCCGTTTCAGCTCCTTTCCCTGCTGCGGTGGATGCTATAACTCCGCGAAGCGAACCCCTCTCGCCTCCTGCTTTCCTGCCTCCTGATTCCGACCCCATCACTTCCCTTCCCGTTTCTGAGCCTGTCACTGTCCTGCCAACGCCTTCTCCGCAGTCTCAAGTGACcactcctcctccccctccttcacccccttctcctcctcctccccctcctccttttCAACAGGTGGTGGAGTCAGAATCTTGTGCTGCTGTCCCAGAGCGCAGTTCAGTCGCACCTCCTCCTGTTGCACCAACAAGTAAGTTTCATAAGCATCATAgttacatatttatatttttcagtGTTATAGTACTCAAGCCACATACTAATTTATAAACAAATACAGTGTACTTTGCACTGGCCCAAAAAGGAGACAAACTACTAATGCCATGTGTTCCAAAATAGAAATCAAACTATTGATGTTGCGctttcctcaaaaggagacaaaGTGTtcgtgaaaaataaaacaatttgtctTTCTTCAGGCTTCACGTTGGCtaaattcaagtcaagtcaagtcatccctatttatttcaaacagccttagctgtcacaagtttcaagatgtttttttttttttggtaggggtgcaccgatcgtccggctgatttatttatttatttatttattacattttgggggatcggtgatcggcctatcccttaaaaataaatccatctTTTCCACCGATCCCATCTctctcctcagaggtctgaaaaaaagtttcCTCTTCTACTGAGATGATTAACTCaatgactcccagccattttcattgacgaaacccccttcactcccggcagttttaccggattttgacaaattttgcaatgtccacaaaatattgtattctattgctataaaaacttggaccctaccaaaagaaagaataaagtctctattttcatcagaaaaaaagtatatttctatcttattccgctatgcagcaattagcactagaatatagctaagtttaatcattattcacaaatctatttagaattgtgagcaattaggctttttttcccccaagttgatctcttatactctgctgccaccagctggccgtttgtgtaataactaccatttcttcaacgttctttgcagttgagaggctgcatcaaagccttctgtatgctctagcattaaaaaattatGTACATGTACACACGCTAGCATCGGTTAGCATGTTTACAGCGAGGGAATTGAATGACCCACCCTTCCATCCATATACTACTGGAGTATTAGTGCGCTTGCTGATTTGATGAGCACACGGATATCCATGGTATATGGAAGTCGGCGGATGAGCGGCGCTGACCAACAGCTTTTGGGAACGCtaatgtttttatcatgtccccaCTCCTGAAAGCCCTCATTCTCCACAACGCAGTATggctaaagcctaatttatgcctccacgtttacTCTCGCGTTGATGATCGCCGTAgatcatgaattttaagtgccgtgTCGATCGTGGctggctgcggtgcacacgtcgccaatccttgaacgccaTAGATGGCGGGGCATAgatcgcttctgattggtccgttcgatggcgttttttccttttttttttctctctctctccccgccccctgcccagatagtttccctgaaggcaactggcggcgcaaatcgacttcctgctcggagaccacggctgtgcatgtggatatgtgcctgggactagaggcggaaaacaataacttaaaagaaaaaaaaataaaagaaaaaaactgtgttcgctaagcgcatggctgttgtgttttggggagtttacggccgacaccggtgcaaattggcaataatgaattgccacggtgatgaacttactctccccccggctttgtttcgtgtttctgaattgaattgaacttcctgaatccgtcattaaatgcagaggaatcgccactctgtggcgtcccagctaTAGctacagcgggacttggtgtgaaactccagcagacacagatgtgtattgcgcacaagtcggaaggcaaacgcacgagcggagctccgacgtgacgcctccacgcgagcctctcgcagaagcatactgaggccttaagtgTTTAACAATAAATCGGGTTATTAAGGTCGTTATTATTACCTTTAATCTGGTCGAGTTGTGGGCGTTTTAATTGGAAGAAGTCCTGTTTGTCTGTCCGTTGTTCCATGCCAGCTTGTCTGTACATCTGCCGTACTCGCAGTTGACATTCTCTGTACATGACGTTGTTCATATAAAATTAACCTCGCTTCCATACTTTGGACATTAAACTTGCCGGAGCATGTTGTGTCCGTGTCTTCCAACACTTTCCTCCCAAAACCGAAAGCAAAAGCACTCCCTGACTCACATAACTGCGACAAGTCtcgcgtgacttttttttttttttttttccccccgcccaCACAAACATCGTTTCCCGGGCGAAGTCTCGCATGACTTAGAGTCGAGGAAAtgcagtttaactcattcactgccagtcattatagaaaatttttacatttccaatactcacgtgatattacattcaataattatatatcaaccgaatctaccaaataacagaatagactccctactttttgtcccgtcccgttcttttataattgacagcagaaaaatgtaggtttgccaaaatacagccatttctcccatggactctgaaactgtgtttatttcctataaaatggggcaatgatgtcatctaccggtggttgggcatcagtaaagttgtttccaagtttgatatttacagtggagcatgctcagattcgcccccatttagcaccgctctaaaaaatacaattgacaagtatacttgtcaaaggcagtgaatgagttttaaacagctggtttgtgaataatattctcattcatccaggaGGACATTTTATTCTTAAGGCACTGAATCAATAGCAACTGTTTTGGTGATTTTATAAGACAGCCTGATTTTATATATTAGCACCACAAAACCGATTTTTGATGTCTTGATCGGGCCGTCGACCGGCACAAGCTATTTTTAGACTGATACAGTAGTCCGCTTGCCGGCGCACTCGCATCGTTAAACTCTAAATCGGATTTCCGGTTTGAATcggtttttgttacacccctagtgaataggcttttatttttatttgagagaaataatgtgcagttaaaacaaactggttgcattatttcacagatattgttcaatgtttttcaatgaaacaagattggaacactgaaggtggcTGATTATGAACACAACGGAAACACTGAAATTCTGCTTTGGAGGTGGACAgccaaattgtcattgtcactGTCAATTTTCATATCGCCAATGAAAAgttaatacatacatacattataaAAGTAGAATCATTCTCGGTAATGACTAACTTCATGATGAGGTATATGGGAGACGGTGTGCCTCCTCGTCAAAGTTAATTAGCGGTTCTATGAGGATGAAGTGTCCGGGGATTAATTTTATGTGTGGCTacgtttttgaattttaatcatGTTTATTGTGTGGGTGTTTACTTTAAGCCACCCCTTGCTTTTTTGTCTTCAACTTCGTAATTAGTCTTCATTCTTCTGATTCATTGTCAGCCTCTGATTGCTAATAAAACGCTAAATTATTTCCCCTACCCATCCTAATAAATTAGTAGCTCATTACGGCTGATCGCGGTGGCCGTTTTTTTGCTGTCATTATCTGCATATGCGGACAGAATATGAGTAATAATGATGCTAATTAACAGGGTGTAAATTAGTGTTGATTTTgtctgacatttttaaatttagtctcagttgtagtcaaatttcagtcacgcttgttagttttttatcagttagtcaacctcatccaatTTTTCTTTAGTCCGATTTTAGTCGACTACAAATCCagcatttttgtctttatttgagTCCAAGAGagtcattttattcatctagtctTAGTCAacgaaaactgtcaacattttaggattttacctctgtattttttattattatttttttgtcagcagattatatagaaccttttcggatctaaaactatttcacataaaattttctaaatctttttgatgaaaaagaacaacaacttgaaacacaattacagtggctactatggctccatgcgaTGTGTTAGTTAGCCAGCgttagttggattaatgttaaattataacactataatttacttttttttttttctcccacctcctgtctgtcacg is a genomic window containing:
- the chchd3a gene encoding coiled-coil-helix-coiled-coil-helix domain containing 3a isoform X4, translating into MGANNSTRRVSFESDENENVTVVKGIRLSENVINRMREPSMAPRPQPVAAPPPFDPISSTPPPLAPPATASVAPPPLQPEQVEAPPFVDMVLPSSSSPTIVPPAFEPSPAPTPAPPPPAVEPVTALFPSPSDPPVSAPFPAAVDAITPRSEPLSPPAFLPPDSDPITSLPVSEPVTVLPTPSPQSQVTTPPPPPSPPSPPPPPPPFQQVVESESCAAVPERSSVAPPPVAPTIDEEALKKRISDELYEGLEKQRVKAEEDLQAWLEAEKSRASAQAQAEAKRHVEDEVSRILSAERAVVQESVQQAVIRERIAAEDEKLRTQLYEVGLWAKKLEAKEADLNKQDAFYREQLARLEERSAQFYKVTTENYHKAADQVNAKFKRYDTYPVCTDLQGQILACYQENAGKTLHCSNIAAMYLQCVNNAKQKNKHAASRTEDVFFYAGVYRRL